A stretch of Brassica rapa cultivar Chiifu-401-42 chromosome A08, CAAS_Brap_v3.01, whole genome shotgun sequence DNA encodes these proteins:
- the LOC103835353 gene encoding OVARIAN TUMOR DOMAIN-containing deubiquitinating enzyme 1 encodes MQNQNDTVKDDAELAASMSAEQWGCCSVEEPSFQDDEAAKVPYVGDKEPMSSLSAEYQAGSPILLEKIKVLDSQYVAIRRTRGDGNCFFRSFMFSYLEHVLESQDGAEVDRIKVNVEKCRKNLQSLGYTDFTFEDFFALFLEQLDDILQGGEESISYDELVNRSRDQSVSDYIVMFFRFVTAGEIKTRAEFFEPFITGLSNTTVDQFCKTSVEPMGEESDHIHITALSDALGVAIRVVYLDRSSCDTGGGVTVNHHDFVPVGTTNEKEEASAAAPFITLLYRPGHYDILYPKVLDNVEK; translated from the exons ATGCAGAATCAGAATGATACGGTGAAGGATGATGCGGAGCTGGCTGCTTCCATGTCGGCTGAACAATGGGGATGCTGTTCAGTGGAGGAACCATCTTTTCAAGATGATGAAGCTGCTAAGGTTCCTTATGTTGGTGATAAG GAGCCTATGTCTAGTTTATCAGCAGAGTACCAAGCAGGGAGTCCCATTTTGCTTGAGAAGATAAAG GTACTGGACAGTCAGTATGTTGCAATCAGGCGAACAAGAGGAGATGGAAACTGCTTCTTCCGTAGTTTTATGTTCTCTTACCTT GAGCATGTTTTGGAATCTcaggatggtgctgaagtcGACCGTATCAAGGTCAATGTTGAAAAATGCAGAAAGAATCTGCAGAGCTTAGGCTACACAGATTTCACATTTGAGGATTTCTTTGCG TTGTTCCTTGAGCAACTTGATGACATTCTCCAAGGAGGCGAAGAGTCTATAAG CTATGATGAGCTGGTTAACAGAAGTAGAGATCAGTCTGTCTCCGACTACA TTGTCATGTTCTTCAGGTTTGTTACTGCTGGTGAAATAAAAACGCGTGCTGAGTTCTTCGAGCCTTTTATAACAGGATTATCTAATACCACTGTGGATCAG TTTTGCAAGACATCAGTTGAACCGATGGGGGAAGAGAGTGACCACATTCACATAACTGCTTTGTCGGACGCGCTTGGTGTTGCAATCAGGGTTGTGTATCTTGACCGTAGCTCATGTGATACTGGAGGTGGTGTCACTGTGAACCATCACGACTTTGTTCCCGTTGGCACTACTAATGAGAAAGAAGAAGCTTCTGCTGCTGCTCCCTTTATAACCTTGCTCTATCGTCCAGGCCATTACGATATCCTCTACCCCAAG GTACTGGACAATGTGGAAAAATGA